One Bemisia tabaci chromosome 7, PGI_BMITA_v3 DNA window includes the following coding sequences:
- the LOC109033001 gene encoding endoplasmic reticulum transmembrane helix translocase, protein MAGSTSIDDLVQSVSLHKLCPLYFHGCIFPFIFLYSGWIYLWLFVYGLEELQESGYIGIAVIAVCQILSCLACYWSVHVQSFFACNRVKNIKSATIAKVIPTANNGSSEMVTLHRYMDEKKQEELIWFLFQKTKYLYDEEKKQFRNLQFPVNKKFSQYIDWKGLQDDVEIKRTGDIFGKNELEMVVPEFRELFIERATAPFFVFQIFCVALWCLDRYWYYSLFTLFMLVLFEITLVQQQLRNMAEIRKMGNKPYPLQVYRNKRWRSILSDQLLPGDIVSIMRSPSDNPVPCDLLLLRGPCIVDESMLTGESVPQMKEPLENADLKEDLNIETNGKLHVIFGGTKVVQHTPPSKTSGGLKAHDNGCIAYVLRTGFNTAQGKLLRTILFGVKRVTANNLETFGFILFLLVFAIAAASYVWIKGCEDPKHNRYKLFLECTLILTSVVPPELPIELSLAVNTSILSLTKLGVFCTEPFRIPFAGKVEICCFDKTGTLTSDNLVVEGIAGIGKTPKAVIPINEAPNETVHVLATCHSLVQLDEGLVGDPLEKATLTAIDWQLTRGDAVIPKRTTKYTTGLKIFHRNHFSSALKRMSVVAGYMQPAATDTLFIAAAKGAPEVLKPMFKDLDPSYDEVYLELSRRGARVLALGWKQLGRISPQQAKDISREDLENKLHFVGFIIISCPLKTDSKAAIRELVHASHSVMMITGDNPLTACHVAKELQFTSKKGILVLKECDDGTWKWETIDESFSVNFPQPEDVVRKIIKRYDFCLTGEGLVHMIKNHKSLFHLILPHVAVFARVAPTQKEFVITTLKSVGFTTLMCGDGTNDVGALKHADVGVAIISNAPERMPEKKKHVVPKEVSPSRPFREPSHHRQSFNHQLNSRMNKMLKEINEADQPQFVKLGDASIAAPFTSKLSSIMCICHVIKQGRCTLVTTLQMFKILALNALILAYSQSVLYIEGIKFSDVQATIQGLLLAACFLFISRSKPLKVLSKERPLPNIFNLYTISTVMLQFFVHFACLIFLVQQASLISPPKKSDAPKVESPDAEEEVPFEASLLNSAVYIIAMTLQIATFAINYRGHPYMESLVENRPLLWSIVGSAGVVLALAMGLFPDIAAKLEIVDFPSDFRVILVAVLFADFIFSFLVDRICLWLFGEGRMKISR, encoded by the exons ATGGCAGGGTCCACCAGCATTGATGATTTAGTTCAATCAGTCAGTTTACACAAACTCTGTCCCCTCTATTTCCATGGTTGTATATTCCCTTTCATATTTTTGTACTCGGGGTGGATTTATCTGTGGTTATTTGTTTACGGTCTTGAAGAGTTACAGGAAAGTGGATACATCGGAATCGCTGTGATAGCAGTCTGCCAAATCCTCAGTTGTCTGGCCTGTTATTGGTCTGTGCATGTCCAGAGCTTTTTTGCCTGTAATAGG gttaaaaatataaaatcagcAACAATCGCAAAAGTTATTCCAACAGCCAACAATGGATCATCAGAAATGGTCACCTTGCACCGATACATG GATGAAAAGAAACAAGAAGAGCTGATTTGGTTCCTATTCCAGAAAACGAAATACTTGTATGATGAGGAAAAGAAGCAATTTAGGAATTTACAGTTTCCTgtgaataaaaaattcagtcaGTACATTGATTGGAAAGGCCTTCAAGATGATGTTGAAATCAAGAGAACGGGTGACATTTTTGGAAAGAATGA gcTCGAAATGGTTGTGCCAGAATTTCGGGAGCTCTTCATCGAGAGAGCCACTGCGCCTTTCTTTGTTTTCCAAATATTCTGTGTTGCCCTTTGGTGTCTTGATCGCTACTGGTATTATTCTCTTTTTACCCTCTTCATGCTTGTTTTATTCGAGATTACTCTTGTGCAACAGCAACTGCGAAACATGgctgaaatcagaaaaatgggGAACAAACCTTACCCTTTACAA GTGTATCGAAATAAAAGATGGCGCTCCATTCTCAGCGATCAGTTGTTACCAGGAGATATTGTATCAATAATGCGATCACCTTCTGATAATCCAGTGCCATGTGACCTACTCCTCCTTCGAGGACCTTGCATTGTGGATGAAAGCATGTTGACAG gagaATCAGTGCCACAAATGAAAGAGCCCCTAGAAAATGCTGATCTGAAGGAAGATCTGAATATTGAAACAAATGGAAAGTTGCATGTAATTTTTGGTGGTACTAAAGTCGTGCAGCACACTCCACCAAGTAAAACCTCTGGAGGACTGAAAG CTCATGACAATGGTTGCATAGCCTACGTTTTGCGAACAGGATTCAACACAGCGCAAGGAAAACTTCTCCGCACAATTTTATTCGGTGTGAAGCGAGTCACTGCCAATAATCTAGAAACTTTTGGCTTCATTCTGTTCTTACTGGTATTTGCCATTGCCGCTGCATCATACGTTTGGATCAAAG gatGCGAGGATCCAAAACACAATCGCTACAAGCTGTTCCTGGAGTGCACTCTCATTTTAACGTCTGTGGTTCCTCCGGAGTTACCTATTGAGCTTTCCCTTGCTGTTAACACATCCATTCTATCACTTACAAAGTTAG gtgtgTTTTGCACAGAACCTTTCCGTATTCCTTTCGCTGGGAAAGTGGAAATTTGCTGTTTTGACAAAACTGGAACGTTAACAAGCGATAATCTTGTTGTAGAAGGCATTGCTGGAATTGG TAAAACGCCGAAAGCGGTCATCCCAATAAATGAGGCACCAAATGAAACAGTACATGTCTTAGCAACCTGTCACTCACTTGTTCAGCTCGATGAAGGTTTGGTTGGTGATCCATTGGAGAAAGCAACTCTAACTGCCATTGATTGGCAATTGACTCGAG GAGATGCTGTGATACCAAAACGAACGACAAAATACACCACAGGACTTAAAATTTTCCACCGAAACCATTTCTCATCAGCTCTTAAGCGAATGTCTGTTGTCGCTGGCTACATGCAGCCTGCAGCCACAGACACATTGTTCATCGCTGCAGCTAAAGGAGCCCCAGAAGTTTTGAAACCAATG TTCAAAGATCTTGACCCCTCGTACGATGAAGTGTATCTGGAACTATCCCGACGTGGCGCCAGAGTGCTTGCTCTAGGATGGAAACAACTTGGTCGGATTAGTCCGCAACAAGCCAAAGATATCTCAAGGGAAGATCTTGAGAATAAGCTTCACTTTGTTGGATTCATCATCATCTCTTGTCCTCTGAAAACAGACTCCAAAGCAGCGATACGAGAGCTTGTTCATGCTTCACATTca gtTATGATGATTACAGGTGACAATCCACTAACTGCTTGTCATGTGGCAAAAGAACTTCAGTTCACTTCCAAAAAAGGAATACTCGTATTGAAAGAATGCGATGATGGTACTTGGAAATGGGAGACAATCGATGAgagtttttctgtcaatttccCACAGCCAGAAGATGTTGTGAGAAAGATTATTAAGCGCTACGACTTTTGCCTGACTGGAGAG GGCTTGGTTCACATGATCAAAAATCACAAGAGTCTCTTCCATCTAATCCTGCCTCATGTTGCTGTTTTTGCACGAGTTGCCCCCACCCAGAAAGAGTTTGTCATAACAACCCTGAAAAGCGTTGGCTTCACAACACTCATGTGCGGAGATGGAACCAATGATGTTGGTGCTCTGAAACATGCAGATGTTGGTGTGGCAATCATATCAAATGCTCCTGAAAGAATGCCGGAGAAGAAAAAGCATGTAGTGCCAAAAGAAGTTTCACCTTCACGACCATTCCGCGAACCTTCTCACCATAGACAATCATTCAACCATCAGCTGAATTCACGGATGAACAAAATGCTTAAAGAAATCAATGAAGCTGATCAACCGCAGTTTGTGAAACTGGGTGACGCAAGTATTGCGGCTCCATTCACTAGCAAACTCTCATCAATAATGTGTATATGTCATGTAATCAAACAGGGGCGCTGTACATTAGTAACAACTCttcaaatgttcaaaattcTTGCTTTGAATGCACTGATTTTAGCGTATAGTCAGTCAGTTTTGTATATTGAGGGTATTAAGTTTAGTGATGTACAAGCAACCATCCAGGGTCTACTCCTGGCTGCGTGTTTCCTGTTCATATCTCGGTCAAAACCTCTGAAGGTGCTGTCGAAAGAGAGGCCGCTGCCAAATATCTTCAACCTCTATACAATTTCTACAGTCATGCTGCAGTTTTTTGTTCACTTTGCTTGCTTGATATTCCTCGTCCAACAAGCAAGCCTCATATCGCCTCCGAAGAAAAGTGATGCGCCTAAAGTGGAATCACCAGATGCTGAGGAGGAAGTACCTTTTGAAGCTAGTCTTCTTAATAGTGCTGTATATATTATTGCAATGACTCTGCAAATAGCAACTTTTGCCATCAACTATCGG GGGCACCCATACATGGAAAGTTTAGTTGAAAACAGGCCACTATTATGGAGTATAGTTGGCTCAGCTGGTGTTGTTCTAGCTTTGGCAATGGGGCTTTTCCCAGATATAGCAGCTAAATTAGAAATTGTTGATTTTCCCTCGGAT ttCCGAGTGATTCTTGTAGCTGTTCTtttcgctgatttcattttctCATTCCTTGTGGACAGAATTTGCCTCTGGCTCTTTGGCGAAGGCAGGATGAAGATTTCTCGTTGA
- the LOC109032965 gene encoding uncharacterized protein, which yields MSSSNQDDEDDIYEDLPDFQLDETISKLEEANISLQKRLAELQDVIVDLNKEIKSLHRERSHLKSQNATLSTNISSLYKTAISEVKRKDNIIRELREENYTFLKNQQSKASQKNGQQVVSSERNGRDSRDYSNHDRRESHLNGSSRHSKNDTRDRHQMQLRKESRSTERRRSRSHSPRKFPGKDSKENNRTPLQHSSKPAKSGEKSSVSEHANKDEHPSTCALKERNNFSCDQDEKTPSTSNSKVVENAVAASVKTKSNNRTYNKNLVIVDKSVPNTIYTKRLRKRILDEMERESQASDSPSVDNQKEPTENVKQAESSLVDVPPVNSKVVNCEQNQSVYILHTDRQSGASVEKNPASREGQENPPVPTPMKSAHAQHVIKSVPKIAEEKESLVESPVHAASLAAETPAKVGQCNKLNDEVVSSITSKELQSILLSSMELQKISESINTTSNQLNVSSDASKKQEVKEEFKSNSAVEKKSSVSPVNLVAPSLENVLSNSGSSSLSSSLSNGHCFKKFKKDGKTRINPIYIGPRILTQKGKNDKKNSNSVRPVTSLYSNLTNPRSPKAGRGMVKTFSTPETQTKTDTDPVVKDKLFSLFGKTPDNKEPFISSNSVFSENSLTNFSFLSSSDSPKSGKNTSPEIVLKSAPSDEVTNRQVILENQPKRAPSSTEVSESLQSREEQMASLFGDVSSDSSDVEIPNLSHSKQIVKDSRQVKHPPEMPNTRISSSSQQIDIKVNDCSVPTAIVTSNLKAPEMSPLYKTPQNSLEVTPNAPDSSLERRSFNLSQICVSITPFKNILDSSSLPFTPAREALSPIPPTPMEVVKKEDSATQAKCSNSSFEKLEAGLMINKVSPTVKSMLPMQPKAEIIQSYLPKSTSTLVNIRTPTNTNLEHSEILTETSTKNRSFDLSKIPCMQTPFKNNSADLLVSTPAQAILSPIPPTPHGALSKAAGLKSTESSSNSSGESKSLDLLKIPVMHTPFKNDDTNPLICTPAQAILSPIPPTPHGMAGKISEKSESSDLFKIIKIPDSTGSPMLIKNNINSKFEGVGSSEQKIEMDSKKDEKPSSFEDGNSNLSVNSISDKKLFLSPGDVSTAACYTPFKTFSSDSLQSFMRTPARELLSPIPKTPLGSWDIDNEKTNSCDVGSENNPNNSLLPREDIYEKNLAVIKSNSARNQPAVPLSSPPKEEGKLLPSVNKYFITQNKEPCSKVNHPSRNASLSKQQIADASTIPSVALRSTLVTDRGSLSNTRRINSVRNKISEQNSTSSKEKIVKDSSICNFEKPSTVVDKCAVFHRDKSSINMTPTCVAETIQSAEKSISISSPPATTTIKSKFSNDSNSFLDIKPVARRSTLQPKSKLEVPSVVDSHDTLSHHAYTSEGVHRKMKVEPEATHSPNNPEKSVKQPQTVSNIQGPYVGPVNTPSTVSTVRKTSPECSDISESNISISSVSEQIPFQRSSRKVRKVLICSNSVLPSEKDVRQTTLRTFKKFCPSPANDLKPSEASQQALHVCRTPSDSVLQNNQSENVSCNTSTIRVKPSVLQSDKASLLPCRLPSEKSVSETTLQTHKKFCPSSPNDLEPSGASQQTSHVLRFPSDSVLQNNQSGNVSCNTSTISVKPSVLQSDKLSPNKSASEATQGRRAVLLPMDIANNIIRNSQQKSRNRRNDAISIFKAKRSRSPSVGESDINSKRFKSISQKDEPKTKFKAPVCSTRKRAPDPAQNERRDKIRNSRSSHRKSVDRSSRDTRRYNNVAPSHRLHDRRSRSVSRCRLNYRRSVSRNLGSNYLSRAEGRSKQVKQPHSKRTSSSVESSPPSTSSESKKENRVDRFPSKSSAKPKKTELISKPMKIKSPNKDLALKQKITLVAPRKERERTASFNSSLSSVSTSDALGKNEPLSFVDWKLKNIDLPDVQKRYKAVYLSAANKNIFLPTDPRIYRQVNAPAVEGKPHGPQASSTPKMIKRKTKNVTLGDSTQVVSPIKPMNSAVTTAPNKAHNSPNPS from the exons ATGAGTAGTAGCAATCAAGACGATGAAGATGATATTTATGAAGATTTACCAGATTTCCAGTTAGATGAAACTATATCAAAG TTGGAAGAAGCAAACATTAGTCTACAAAAAAGACTTGCTGAATTACAGGATGTAATCGTTGATCTTAATAAAGAAATTAAATCTTTGCATCGAGAGAGGTCACACCTAAAGTCTCAGAATGCTACATTGTCAACAAACATTTCAAGTCTTTACAAGACTGCGATTTCTGAAGTCAAGCGAAAAGACAACATCATCAGAGAACTACGGGAAGA GAATTacacatttctcaaaaaccagCAGTCTAAAGCCTCGCAAAAAAATGGTCAGCAGGTTGTGTCTTCTGAAAGGAACGGCAGGGACTCTCGAGATTACTCAAATCATGACAGAAGAGAATCGCATCTCAACGGAAGCTCTCGTCATTCAAAAAATGATACTAGAGACCGACACCAAATGCAATTACGGAAAGAGTCGCGTTCAACGGAGCGGCGACGTTCTAGAAGTCATTCACCAAGAAAGTTTCCTGGAAAAGATTCCAAGGAAAATAATCGCACTCCTCTCCAACATTCCTCAAAGCCTGCAAAGTCTGGTGAAAAATCCTCTGTGTCAGAACATGCTAATAAGGATGAACATCCTTCCACTTGTGCCCTAAAAGAAAGGAATAACTTTTCCTGCGATCAGGATGAAAAAACTCCTTCCACATCAAACTCAAAAGTAGTTGAAAATGCTGTCGCTGCTTCGGTCAAAACAAAGAGTAACAACAGGACATACAACAAAAATTTAGTTATAGTAGATAAATCAGTTCCTAACACAATATATACTAAACGTTTGAGGAAAAGAATTTTGGACGAAATGGAGCGAGAGAGCCAAGCCTCAGATTCACCATCAGTCGACAACCAAAAGGAACCTACTGAGAATGTGAAGCAAGCAGAATCTAGTCTAGTTGATGTGCCTCCCGTTAATAGCAAAGTagtaaattgtgaacaaaatcaaTCCGTCTATATATTACACACTGACCGTCAGTCAGGTGCCTCTGTTGAGAAAAACCCAGCATCTCGAGAAGGACAAGAAAATCCACCCGTACCCACTCCCATGAAATCAGCTCACGCTCAACATGTCATCAAGTCGGTCCCAAAGATAGCTGAAGAGAAAGAGAGTTTGGTGGAAAGTCCAGTTCATGCTGCATCACTTGCTGCCGAAACGCCAGCTAAAGTTGGTCAGTGCAATAAGTTAAATGATGAAGTAGTCTCTTCAATTACTTCAAAAGAACTTCAAAGTATATTACTTTCAAGTATGGAGCTCCAAAAAATCAGTGAATCTATAAATACAACTAGTAACCAGTTAAATGTAAGTTCTGATGCGAGTAAGAAGCAAGAAGTAAAAGAAGAATTTAAATCAAATAGTGCTGTTGAAAAGAAGTCCTCCGTGTCACCTGTCAATTTAGTTGCCCCGTCTTTAGAAAATGTTTTGTCGAATAGTGGATCATCGTCACTGTCCAGTTCTTTATCTAACGGTCATTgtttcaaaaagttcaaaaaagatggaaaaacaAGGATCAACCCTATTTATATTGGACCAAGAATCTTGACTCAGAAAGGCAAGAATGATAAAAAGAACTCAAACTCAGTACGTCCAGTTACGTCCTTATATTCTAACCTTACCAATCCAAGAAGTCCCAAAGCAGGTAGAGGAATGGTAAAAACTTTCAGTACTCCAGAAACTCAAACAAAGACTGATACAGACCCAGTTGTCAaagataaattattttctctctttggaAAAACCCCGGATAATAAAGAACCGTTCATCTCTAGTAAtagtgttttttcagaaaattcattgacaaATTTCTCGTTCCTCTCATCAAGTGACAGCCCCAAGTCTGGAAAAAATACATCTCCAGAAATAGTTTTGAAATCTGCTCCTTCTGATGAAGTAACCAACCGTCAAGTGATCCTAGAAAATCAACCTAAACGTGCTCCCTCTAGCACTGAAGTTTCGGAGAGCTTACAATCCAGGGAGGAGCAAATGGCATCTCTCTTTGGAGATGTTTCATCTGATTCTTCAGATGTAGAAATTCCTAATTTGAGTCATAGTAAACAAATTGTCAAGGATAGTCGGCAGGTAAAACATCCCCCTGAAATGCCGAACACCAGAATTTCTTCCTCCTCCCAGCAAATAGACATTAAAGTCAATGACTGTAGCGTTCCAACAGCAATTGTAACGTCGAACCTGAAGGCACCTGAAATGAGCCCTCTCTACAAAACCCCACAAAACAGTTTGGAGGTAACGCCAAATGCTCCTGATTCCAGCTTGGAAAGGCGGTCTTTCAACCTATCCCAGATTTGCGTTTCCATCACACCTTTCAAAAATATCCTCGATTCTTCAAGCCTCCCATTCACACCAGCCAGAGAAGCTCTATCTCCCATTCCTCCAACGCCAATGGAAGTTGTCAAGAAAGAAGACTCAGCAACCCAAGCAAAATGTAGTAACAGCtcgtttgaaaaattagaagcaGGTCTTATGATCAACAAAGTCTCACCAACAGTTAAATCTATGCTTCCAATGCAACCAAAGGCAGAGATCATTCAGAGCTATCTACCAAAATCTACATCTACCTTAGTCAATATTAGAACTCCAACGAATACCAATTTGGAACATTCAGAAATTTTGACTGAGACAAGCACAAAAAATAGGTCCTTTGACCTCTCTAAAATCCCGTGCATGCAAACACCTTTCAAGAACAACAGTGCTGATCTATTGGTGAGCACACCGGCTCAAGCTATTTTGTCACCCATCCCACCCACTCCACATGGAGCTCTAAGTAAGGCAGCAGGCTTGAAATCAACAGAAAGTTCATCAAACTCTAGCGGTGAAAGCAAGTCATTAGATCTCTTGAAAATTCCAGTCATGCACACACCGTTTAAGAACGATGATACCAATCCACTGATCTGCACGCCGGCTCAAGCAATTTTGTCCCCCATTCCTCCCACTCCTCATGGAATGGCTGGTAAAATCTCGGAGAAATCTGAAAGCTCTGATctgtttaaaataattaaaattccgGATTCGACAGGTTCGCCAATGCTGATTAAAAACAATATAAACAGCAAATTTGAAGGTGTAGGTTCGTCAGAACAAAAAATAGAAATGGACAgcaaaaaagatgaaaaaccaTCAAGCTTTGAAGATGGGAACTCGAATCTTTCTGTCAATTCTATTTCAGACAAGAAACTGTTTTTATCTCCGGGCGATGTCTCAACTGCTGCTTGCTACACGCCCTTTAAAACTTTTAGTAGTGATTCTTTGCAAAGTTTTATGCGTACGCCTGCACGAGAACTTCTCTCCCCGATCCCAAAAACCCCACTTGGTTCCTGGGATATTGATAATGAAAAAACGAACAGTTGTGATGTAGGATCAGAAAATAATCCAAATAACTCTCTGTTACCCCGAGAGgatatttatgagaaaaatttggcagTAATCAAGTCGAACAGCGCAAGAAATCAGCCTGCTGTACCTTTATCTTCACCTCCAAAAGAAGAAGGTAAACTGCTCCCATCAGTCAATAAGTATTTCATTACTCAAAACAAAGAACCCTGCTCTAAAGTAAATCATCCATCCAGGAATGCAAGCTTGAGCAAACAGCAAATTGCTGATGCCTCTACAATTCCCAGTGTTGCACTTAGAAGTACATTAGTTACGGACAGGGGTTCACTTTCTAATACTAGAAGAATCAATAGTGTAAGGAACAAAATTTCTGAGCAAAACTCTACTTcaagcaaagaaaaaattgtcaaagactcttcaatttgcaattttgagAAACCATCCACTGTGGTAGATAAATGTGCTGTCTTCCATAGAGATAAATCGAGCATAAACATGACCCCAACTTGTGTAGCAGAAACGATTCAAAGTGCAGAAAAATCTATAAGCATCTCCTCCCCTCCTGCTACTACAACAATTAAATCCAAGTTTTCTAACGACAGTAATTCATTCCTGGACATCAAACCTGTCGCCCGCAGAAGCACTTTGCAACCTAAAAGTAAATTGGAGGTACCGAGTGTTGTAGATTCTCATGATACTTTATCTCATCATGCTTATACCTCTGAAGGTGTGCATCGCAAAATGAAAGTAGAACCTGAAGCCACGCATTCACCAAATAACCCAGAGAAATCTGTGAAACAACCTCAAACTGTATCAAATATTCAAGGGCCATATGTTGGTCCTGTTAATACCCCCAGTACGGTTTCTACGGTGCGTAAGACTAGCCCTGAGTGCTCTGACATTTCAGAGAGCAATATCTCAATTAGTTCAGTGAGTGAGCAGATACCTTTCCAGAGAAGCTCACGAAAAGTGCGCAAAGTTCTAATATGTTCGAATAGTGTTTTGCCCTCTGAGAAAGATGTTCGTCAGACAACTCTCCGAACCTTCAAAAAGTTCTGTCCCAGCCCAGCGAATGATTTGAAACCCAGTGAGGCCTCTCAGCAAGCCTTACATGTTTGCCGCACTCCCTCGGATTCGGTTTTGCAAAACAACCAAAGTGAAAATGTTAGTTGCAATACTTCAACCATTCGTGTGAAACCCTCAGTCCTTCAGTCAGATAAAGCATCATTGTTACCATGTCGTTTGCCCTCTGAGAAAAGTGTTTCTGAGACAACTCTCCAAACCCACAAAAAGTTCTGTCCCAGCTCACCCAATGATTTGGAACCCAGTGGAGCCTCTCAGCAAACCTCACATGTTCTGCGCTTTCCCTCGGATTCGGTTTTACAAAACAACCAAAGTGGAAATGTTAGTTGCAATACTTCAACCATTAGTGTGAAACCCTCAGTCCTTCAATCAGATAAACTGTCACCTAATAAGTCAGCCTCAGAAGCAACACAGGGTCGTAGAGCAGTTTTGCTTCCAATGGACATCGCAAATAATATTATTAGGAATTCAcaacaaaaatcaaggaacCGTCGGAACGATGCAATCAGTATATTCAAAGCCAAACGGTCAAGGTCACCATCTGTAGGCGAAAGTGACATTAATTCCAAGAGGTTTAAAAGTATATCCCAGAAAGATGAGCCAAAGACAAAATTTAAAGCTCCTGTCTGCTCGACAAGAAAACGGGCACCAGATCCTGCACAGAATGAGCGAAGGGATAAAATCAGAAATTCTAGGTCGTCTCATCGAAAGTCCGTCGATCGGAGTTCAAGGGATACAAGGAGATACAATAATGTTGCACCATCACATCGACTTCATGATCGGAGGTCTCGCAGCGTATCAAGATGTAGGTTGAACTATAGACGCTCTGTTAGTCGAAATTTAGGTAGTAACTACTTATCTCGCGCTGAAGGAAGAAGTAAACAAGTGAAGCAGCCTCATTCAAAACGAACATCCTCTAGCGTTGAATCATCTCCACCATCTACTTCCTCAGAGTCCAAGAAAGAAAACCGGGTGGACAGATTCCCTTCAAAATCCTCTGCCAAGCCAAAGAAGACTGAATTGATCTCAAAgccaatgaaaataaaatctccCAACAAAGATTTAGCCCTGAAGCAAAAAATTACACTTGTAGCCCCCCGTAAGGAACGAGAAAGAACTGCCTCTTTTAACTCAAGTCTGTCCTCTGTCTCAACGAGCGATGCTCTTGGCAAGAATGAGCCCCTCTCTTTTGTAGATTGGAAGCTGAAGAACATAGATTTACCAGATGTGCAGAAGCGTTATAAAGCAGTTTACCTCTCCGCTGCAAATAAAAACATCTTTCTTCCAACAGATCCACGTATCTATAGACAGGTAAATGCACCAGCCGTGGAAGGAAAGCCCCATGGCCCACAAGCTTCGTCAACCCCTAAAATGATCAAGCGTAAAACAAAGAATGTAACTTTAGGAGACTCAACACAGGTTGTCTCTCCTATCAAGCCAATGAACTCAGCCGTTACTACAGCTCCTAATAAAGCTCATAATTCTCCAAATCCCTCTTGA